From one Humulus lupulus chromosome 8, drHumLupu1.1, whole genome shotgun sequence genomic stretch:
- the LOC133794156 gene encoding uncharacterized protein LOC133794156 codes for MEKEVERQQIPAASSRNLHIKKRVLKNKALAISFDEKDLRNYVTGFQKRKKKRRKLALQQQDEALRRKRIEARKKRKLERDFVSFGGAPPVTDSAPDGSEEHNEEEEDEDSEPIPSVSGTTIYDNGDLQVSVTTSEITREEDIIPSVKIERPLVQPIAASQKHKVPVTKKKPMKRVVRHKSKSKSKSEKRGDKTKGSKRKKSKNGR; via the exons ATGGAAAAAGAGGTCGAACGGCAACAGATTCCGGCCGCTTCGTCGCGAAACCTCCACATAAAGAAGAGGGTTCTCAAGAATAAAGCTCTTGCCATAAGCTTCGATGAGAAGGATCTCAG GAACTACGTGACAGGGTttcagaagaggaagaagaagagaagaaagctTGCCCTACAACAGCAAGACGAGGCACTAAGGCGAAAGCGTATTGAAGCCCGCAAGAAG AGGAAGCTAGAAAGAGATTTTGTTTCGTTTGGTGGAGCTCCACCAGTCACAGATTCAGCACCTGATGGCAGCGAGGAGCACAATGAGGAGGAAGAGGATGAGGATAGCGAGCCCATTCCTTCTGTCTCTG GTACAACAATCTACGACAACGGCGATCTTCAAGTTTCAGTGACAACAAGCGAAATCACTCGCGAGGAAGATATCATTCCGAGTGTAAAGATAGAAAGACCATTAGTGCAGCCGATTGCAGCTAGTCAAAAGCACAAGGTGCCTGTGACAAAGAAGAAACCGATGAAGAGAGTTGTAAGACACAAATCAAAGTCCAAGTCCAAGTCCGAAAAGAGAGGTGACAAAACTAAGggaagcaaaagaaaaaaaagcaaGAATGGGCGGTAG
- the LOC133794158 gene encoding calmodulin-binding protein 60 C-like yields MDDSGQTLSNQTGRFRMDAVKMQSRYMERSNSMAREKRGLDSTSAEEAQPERKRPALASVIVEALKVDSLQKLCSSLEPILRRVVSEEVERALAKLGTAKLTGRSSPKRIEGPDGRNLQLRFRSKLSLPLFTGGKVEGEQGTAIHIVLINASTGQIVTSGPESSARLDIIVLEGDFNNEDDENWAQEDFEGHVVKEREGKRPLLTGDLQITLKEGVGTLGELTFTDNSSWIRSRKFRLGLKVASGSCEGVRIREAKTEAFTVKDHRGELYKKHYPPALTDEVWRLEKIGKDGSFHKKLNKAGILTVEDFLRFVVRDSQTLRNILGSGMSNKMWEVLLEHAKTCVLSGKLYVYYPDDDRSVGVAFNNIYELSGLISNGQYFAADSVPESEKVHVDTLVKKAYDNWMHVIEYDGKSFLGSEPEKNLCISKSEVPMTSQDYNHSFDQQYLPALPVSVPSAQHTMDSGLTGYNDGMATRFPIQSHSASLNVPVQFNGSSFACQNQLPSTSNEAHLQRSENVLAIGPLQPLTSGFQNVGVSNLASFRGTDDYFAEEDIRMRSNEMLENEDMQHLLRMFDMGGGHGHVPSVTEDAFPYSSEYMPSTSLNYNFDDDRTRSGKAVVGWLKLKAALRWGIFIRKRAAEKRAQLVELDDP; encoded by the exons ATGGACGATTCGGGTCAAACTTTAAG TAACCAAACGGGGAGGTTTAGAATGGACGCGGTGAAGATGCAAAGTAGGTACATGGAGAGATCGAATAGTATGGCCAGGGAAAAACGAGGGTTGGATTCAACTTCAGCTGAAGAAGCTCAACCCGAAAGAAAACGACCTGCTTTAGCCAG CGTAATTGTTGAAGCTCTTAAGGTGGATAGTCTGCAAAAACTTTGCTCGTCATTGGAGCCTATTCTTCGTAGAGTT GTTAGTGAAGAAGTTGAGCGTGCTTTAGCAAAGTTAGGCACTGCCAAACTCACTGGGAG GTCTTCTCCCAAACGTATAGAGGGTCCTGATGGAAGAAACTTGCAGTTGCGCTTCAGGTCCAAGTTGTCTCTTCCACTCTTTACTGGTGGAAAAGTAGAAGGGGAGCAGGGTACTGCAATCCACATTGTTTTGATTAATGCAAGCACAGGTCAGATTGTGACATCAGGTCCAGAATCCTCTGCGAGACTAGATATTATTGTGCTTGAAGGTGATTTCAATAACGAGGATGATGAAAACTGGGCCCAAGAAGACTTCGAAGGCCATGTCGTCAAAGAGCGTGAAGGAAAGAGACCATTGCTAACTGGAGATCTGCAGATAACACTCAAAGAAGGCGTAGGAACGCTAGGGGAGTTGACGTTTACTGATAATTCCAGCTGGATTAGGAGCAGGAAATTCAGACTCGGGTTGAAGGTTGCCTCTGGCTCTTGTGAGGGTGTTCGTATTCGTGAAGCGAAAACAGAAGCTTTCACAGTTAAGGATCACCGTGGAGAAT TATACAAGAAACACTATCCACCAGCATTAACCGATGAAGTTTGGAGATTAGAGAAAATTGGAAAAGATGGGTCCTTTCACAAGAAGCTGAACAAAGCTGGAATCCTTACAGTTGAAGATTTCTTGCGATTTGTGGTTAGAGATTCACAGACATTGAGAAAT ATTCTCGGTAGTGGCATGTCAAATAAGATGTGGGAAGTTCTTCTGGAGCATGCAAAGACTTGTGTTTTAAGTGGGAAACTTTATGTGTACTATCCCGACGATGATAGAAGTGTTGGCGTTGCTTTCAACAATATCTATGAGTTGAGTGGCCTAATTTCCAATGGACAATATTTTGCCGCAGATTCTGTTCCTGAAAGTGAGAAG GTGCATGTGGACACCTTGGTGAAGAAGGCATATGACAATTGGATGCATGTTATAGAGTACGATGGCAAGTCTTTTCTAGGCTCTGAACCGGAGAAGAACTTGTGTATATCTAAAAGTGAAGTTCCCATGACCTCTCAAGATTATAACCATTCATTTGACCAGCAGTACCTACCAGCGCTACCAGTTTCTGTTCCATCAGCGCAGCACACCATGGATTCAGGACTAACGG GGTACAACGATGGTATGGCCACCAGATTCCCTATTCAGTCGCATAGTGCAAGTTTGAATGTTCCGGTTCAGTTCAATGGCTCTTCGTTCGCTTGTCAAAATCAGTTACCAAGCACTTCAAACGAAGCTCACCTTCAAAGAAGCGAAAACGTCCTCGCCATTGGTCCCCTGCAGCCACTAACATCCGGCTTCCAGAATGTTGGCGTGTCCAATCTCGCATCTTTTAGGGGAACAGATGACTACTTCGCAGAGGAAGATATTCGTATGAGGAGCAATGAGATGCTTGAGAATGAAGATATGCAGCACTTGCTTCGAATGTTCGACATGGGAGGGGGTCATGGCCACGTCCCAAGTGTTACTGAAGATGCGTTTCCATATTCATCAGAATACATGCCCAGTACATCTCTGAACTACAACTTTGATGACGATCGAACCCGGTCTGGGAAAGCTGTCGTTGGCTGGCTTAAGCTCAAGGCAGCCTTGAGATGGGGTATTTTTATCAGGAAGAGGGCTGCTGAGAAACGTGCCCAACTCGTCGAGTTGGATGATCCATAA
- the LOC133794157 gene encoding anaphase-promoting complex subunit 4, with protein sequence METDESQRVLPFQLQFDKPLASQIVLAEWNPEKDLLAMVTEDSKLLLHRFNWQRLWTISPGRCITSLCWRPDGKAIAVGLEDGTVSLHDVENGKLLRSLKSHNVAVVCLNWEEDGHIKDDFGSMSTYEDRTSRFFPPAPRAPRIQGLVSGDAGFMDDSEDSFQDLSSSSQQRFNILCSGDKDGIICFSIFGSFPIGKINIHECCVPSSDTQAKCRLQNASIYKVALSKDLCRLIVICSGELINNREESENKKMAERGIHGLHCLALDTSIFWKRKNELHQVAQQASNIEELTEVIRASLSIMSKQWSDAMHTFHEKFDSISDLIVSHGLDSSSQEEFLSLLGGARTSPPIHQFLVNSLGEAGAKRVSKVVCGAGKELQHIVLNHLQPAAEIIGFRIGELRGLSRWRARYQSIGLDETLISNAADKVGMIIVQVEWFMRLLSSVVQQFSNFFNWLLKCIRILMQEPSDQLLPYNSELVVIFLKFLYDQDPVKQLLEASNADQIIDIDLETMQRVKELSHFGGFSDCEYLRRTLAKQFHQMESSFKEAFLMPFTSISRKILCVDLLPLAPLPPSSVSLKVPTSISYYEGAFQAISYEQTCQGRFVDFISFQIPEDSFSNIANCIAIVRGFTHDSSSLKKGYTSLEALLLHIPDGYHCVDISLYKESQIVLLLNDTTTSSESSGDACMLIVQAADLPFASISRSTCIDFWKLHELKDNIIYLQMENEKVRSIPHSVIAPLAVSSSRGVACVFAARKRALVYILEEDEDEVSETE encoded by the exons ATGGAAACGGACGAGTCCCAGCGAGTGCTCCCCTTTCAGTTGCAGTTTGATAAACCGCTAGCTTCTCAG aTTGTGTTAGCGGAATGGAATCCGGAGAAAGACTTACTGGCAATGGTCACAGAGGACTCCAAGCTTTTGCTGCATCGTTTTAATTGGCAGAGATTATGGACAATCTCACCTG GAAGATGTATAACATCTTTATGCTGGCGACCAGATGGTAAAGCTATAGCCGTTGGGCTTGAAGATGGAACTGTTTCATTGCATGATGTTGAA AATGGAAAGCTACTTAGAAGCTTAAAATCCCATAATGTTGCTGTTGTTTGTCTAAACTGGGAGGAGGATGGACATATTAAA GATGATTTTGGTAGCATGTCAACATATGAAGATCGTACTTCTCGCTTCTTCCCACCAGCTCCAAGAGCTCCTCGGATACAAGGATTGGTTTCTGGAGACGCTGGCTTCATGGATGATAGTGAAGATTCATTTCAAGACCTGTCAAGCTCTTCACAACAACGCTTTAATATTCTTTGCAGCGGAGATAAAGATGGAATCATCTGCTTTAGTATATTTGGAAGCTTTCCAATTGGCAAAATT AACATACATGAGTGTTGCGTTCCCTCATCTGATACACAAGCTAAATGCAGACTTCAAAATGCTTCCATTTACAAG GTTGCCTTGTCTAAAGATCTTTGCCGTCTGATAGTCATATGCTCGGGAGAATTAATTAATAACAGGGAAGAATCAGAAAACAAGAAAATGGCTGAGCGTGGTATACATGGATTGCATTGTTTGGCACTTGATACTTCGATATTTTGGAAGAG GAAAAATGAACTCCATCAAGTGGCTCAACAAGCTTCTAACATTGAAGAATTGACTGAGGTTATCCGAGCATCACTATCAATTATGTCCAAACAGTGGTCTGATGCTATGCACACTTTTCATGAAAAGTTTGATTCTATATCTGATCTAATTGTTAGCCACG GACTTGATTCCTCTTCTCAAGAGGAGTTTTTAAGCCTTCTAGGTGGTGCTCGGACCAGTCCACCAATCCATCAATTTCTAGTGAATTCTCTTGGTGAAGCG GGGGCGAAGCGTGTGTCAAAGGTTGTCTGTGGTGCTGGAAAAGAACTTCAGCATATTGTCCTAAATCATCTCCAG CCTGCTGCAGAAATTATTGGATTCCGAATTGGAGAACTAAGAGGTCTTTCAAGATGGCGTGCGCGCTACCAGAGCATAGGTTTAGACGAGACGCTCATCAGTAATGCAGCAGATAAAGTCGGGATGATAATTGTACAAGTTGAATGGTTTATGAGGTTGCTTTCATCTGTGGTGCAGCAG TTCTCAAATTTCTTCAACTGGCTTTTGAAATGTATTAGGATACTTATGCAAGAACCTAGTGATCAGCTTCTACCGTACAATAG TGAACTTGTTGTTATATTCCTGAAGTTTCTATATGATCAAGATCCTGTTAAGCAGTTGCTGGAAGCATCCAATGCTGATcaaattattgatattgatct GGAAACAATGCAGAGAGTCAAAGAATTGTCTCACTTTGGGGGATTTTCAGATTGTGAATATCTGCGAAGGACATTAGCTAAACAATTTCATCAGATGGAGTCTAG TTTCAAGGAGGCTTTTCTGATGCCCTTTACTTCAATTTCAAGAAAGATACTTTGTGTGGATTTATTGCCGCTTGCCCCCCTTCCCCCTTCTTCAGTATCTCTGAAAGTTCCTACTTCCATATCTTACTATGAG GGTGCTTTTCAAGCCATCTCTTATGAGCAGACTTGTCAAGGCAGGTTTGTGGATTTCATATCTTTCCAAATACCAGAAGATTCTTTCTCCAATATTGCAAATTGTATAGCCATAGTCAGGGGGTTTACTCATGACTCAAGCTCTCTGAAGAAGGGCTATACTTCATTGGAAGCTCTGTTGTTGCACATCCCTGATGGCTATCACTGTGTGGATATATCCTTGTATAAG GAAAGTCAAATTGTATTGCTATTGAATGATACAACTACCAGTTCTGAAAGCTCTGGAGATGCCTGTATGTTGATTGTGCAAGCAGCTGATCTTCCATTTGCATCAATCTCAAGATCCACTTGTATAGACTTTTGGAAGTTGCATGAACTAAAG GACAATATTATTTACTTGCAAATGGAGAATGAGAAGGTTCGGAGTATTCCTCATTCTGTGATTGCTCCTCTGGCAGTTAGCT CGTCAAGAGGCGTGGCTTGTGTTTTTGCTGCAAGAAAGCGTGCATTGGTGTATATATTAGAGGAGGATGAGGATGAGGTCTCAGAAACAGAATGA